The following proteins are encoded in a genomic region of Nicotiana sylvestris chromosome 4, ASM39365v2, whole genome shotgun sequence:
- the LOC138889392 gene encoding uncharacterized protein — protein MDTLVDKCQSAFVPGRLITDNIILNHDLIKGYGRKGLSPRCVMKLDMQKAYDSLEWVFLEQVMVGLGFPVVFVKWIMGCVTTVTYSILVNGRPMQPFVARRGLRQGDPLSPFLFVVAMEFLTRKLKTLRLIPDFNYHPRCEKLQIVQLGFAEDLLLFCRGDIRSVQSYLWREDNKMTKKASLSWDNVCYPKSAGGFNVIDICLWNRAAICKHFWNLCQKKDRLWIQWVHSYYVKGKHIWGCDPPQASCMVKKAMKTKDTLEKAGYLYEEILKTSHLSIEKIYNKLRGDYPKVSWKRLICNNSGYPKWIFILQLEALGRLYTRDRLAKWGVMTELICPLCDNHDESIEHLFFKCNFSASLWGKMLT, from the exons ATGGATACTTTGGTTGATAAATGTCAATCTGCATTTGTCCCTGGTAGGCTAATTACTGACAACATTATCCTAAACCATGATTTGATTAAAGGCTACGGAAGAAAAGGGTTATCACCAAGATGTGTGATGAAATTAGACATGCAAAAAGCTTATGATTCACTTGAGTGGGTATTTCTGGAGCAAGTTATGGTAGGTTTGGGTTTCCCTGTTGTATTTGTGAAGTGGATTATGGGTTGTGTTACCACGGTAACATATTCCATTTTAGTTAACGGAAGACCTATGCAACCATTTGTGGCCAGGAGAGGACTAAGGCAAGGGGACCCTCTATCCCCCTTCCTGTTTGTAGTAGCAATGGAGTTTTTGACAAGAAAATTGAAGACCCTGAGGCTGATACCGGACTTTAACTACCATCCCAGATGTGAGAAATTGCAGATTGTACAGCTAGGTTTTGCTGAAGACCTACTTTTGTTTTGCAGGGGTGATATAAGATCTGTGCA AAGCTATCTTTGGAGGGAAGACAATAAGATGACAAAGAAGGCATCACTATCATGGGATAATGTGTGTTATCCTAAGTCAGCGGGAGGGTTCAATGTCATCGATATATGCCTATGGAATAGAGCTGCAATATGCAAGCATTTCTGGAACCTGTGCCAAAAGAAGGATAGACTTTGGATACAATGGGTTCATAGCTACTATGTGAAGGGTAAACATATTTGGGGGTGTGACCCTCCACAAGCGTCCTGCATGGTTAAAAAAGCGATGAAGACAAAGGATACCTTGGAGAAAGCAGGATATTTATATGAAGAGATCTTGAAGACCAGTCACCTCTCAATCGAGAAGATATACAACAAACTTAGAGGAGATTATCCAAAGGTGAGTTGGAAGAGACTAATATGCAACAATTCAGGATATCCTAAATGGATATTCATACTACAATTGGAAGCACTGGGAAGGCTATATACTAGAGATAGATTAGCAAAGTGGGGTGTGATGACTGAGCTAATTTGTCCTCTGTGTGACAATCACGATGAATCCATTGAGCACCTATTTTTTAAGTGCAACTTCTCTGCTTCCCTATGGGGAAAAATGCTCACATAA
- the LOC104230185 gene encoding ubiquitin-conjugating enzyme E2 variant 1B-like, which translates to MLPEMGSEGSSKVVVPRNFRLLEELERGEKGIGDGTVSYGMDDADDVFMQSWTGTIIGPPNTVHEGRIYQLKLFCGKEYPDEPPGVRFQTRINMSCVNYETGVVEPRLFPMLADWKRENTMEDILMQLKKEMMSPQNRKLSQPSDGNEEGRVDQKGLVVKCCIM; encoded by the exons ATGCTGCCAGAAATGGGATCAGAAGGATCATCAAAAGTTGTAG TCCCGAGGAATTTCAGATTATTGGAAGAGCTCGAAAGAGGAGAAAAGGGAATAGGGGATGGAACTGTCAGCTACGGGATGGATGACGCGGATGATGTGTTCATGCAGTCATGGACAGGAACTATAATTGGTCCTCCTAAT ACTGTACATGAAGGTAGGATCTATCAGTTGAAACTATTTTGTGGAAAGGAGTATCCAGATGAGCCACCTGGTGTAAGGTTCCAGACCAGGATTAACATGAGCTGTGTAAATTATGAAACTGGTGTG GTAGAGCCACGTCTTTTCCCGATGCTTGCTGATTGGAAGAGGGAAAACACAATGGAGGATATATTGATGCAGTTGAAAAAGGAAATGATGTCTCCCCAAAATCGAAAACTATCTCAGCCTTCTGATG GCAATGAAGAGGGCCGGGTGGATCAAAAAGGCTTAGTGGTGAAATGCTGCATTATGTAA
- the LOC104230186 gene encoding probable peroxygenase 5 isoform X2: MASYNSIHQEGIEKKEPTPLEKHVMFFDINKDGVIYPWETYQGFRKIGSGIFLSVFASIFINAGLSRKTRPGKWPSLLFPIEVKNIKLAKHGSDSGVYDTEGRFVPEKFEEIFKKHARSNANALTAQELDEMLKANEQPKDSKGRIAALSEWKILYFLCKDKNGLLGKEKVRGVYDGSLFEQMAKEYQSKNCKLS; this comes from the exons ATGGCTTCTTACAACAGCATTCACCAAGAGG GAATTGAGAAGAAAGAGCCAACCCCTCTGGAAAAACATGTTATGTTCTTTGATATCAACAAGGATGGAGTTATTTACCCTTGGGAAACTTATCAAG GTTTCCGGAAAATTGGAAGTGGTATTTTTCTCTCCGTTTTCGCGTCCATTTTTATTAATGCTGGCCTCAGTCGCAAAACTCGACCT GGAAAATGGCCTTCTTTACTGTTTCCTATTGAAGTGAAGAACATCAAATTAGCAAAGCATGGCAGTGATAGTGGCGTCTATGACACTGAAGGAAG GTTTGTTCCCGAAAAATTCGAAGAGATATTCAAGAAACACGCACGTTCAAATGCAAACGCCTTGACAGCCCAAGAATTGGATGAAATGCTCAAGGCAAATGAGCAACCAAAGGACTCTAAGGGACG TATTGCTGCTTTATCAGAGTGGAAAATCCTTTATTTCCTTTGCAAAGACAAGAATGGACTGCTGGGAAAAGAAAAGGTTAGGGGCGTTTATGATGGTAGCCTATTTGAACAAATGGCCAAGGAGTACCAATCCAAGAATTGCAAGT TATCTTGA
- the LOC104230186 gene encoding probable peroxygenase 5 isoform X3, with translation MASYNSIHQEGIEKKEPTPLEKHVMFFDINKDGVIYPWETYQGFRKIGSGIFLSVFASIFINAGLSRKTRPGKWPSLLFPIEVKNIKLAKHGSDSGVYDTEGRFVPEKFEEIFKKHARSNANALTAQELDEMLKANEQPKDSKGRIAALSEWKILYFLCKDKNGLLGKEKVRGVYDGSLFEQMAKEYQSKNCK, from the exons ATGGCTTCTTACAACAGCATTCACCAAGAGG GAATTGAGAAGAAAGAGCCAACCCCTCTGGAAAAACATGTTATGTTCTTTGATATCAACAAGGATGGAGTTATTTACCCTTGGGAAACTTATCAAG GTTTCCGGAAAATTGGAAGTGGTATTTTTCTCTCCGTTTTCGCGTCCATTTTTATTAATGCTGGCCTCAGTCGCAAAACTCGACCT GGAAAATGGCCTTCTTTACTGTTTCCTATTGAAGTGAAGAACATCAAATTAGCAAAGCATGGCAGTGATAGTGGCGTCTATGACACTGAAGGAAG GTTTGTTCCCGAAAAATTCGAAGAGATATTCAAGAAACACGCACGTTCAAATGCAAACGCCTTGACAGCCCAAGAATTGGATGAAATGCTCAAGGCAAATGAGCAACCAAAGGACTCTAAGGGACG TATTGCTGCTTTATCAGAGTGGAAAATCCTTTATTTCCTTTGCAAAGACAAGAATGGACTGCTGGGAAAAGAAAAGGTTAGGGGCGTTTATGATGGTAGCCTATTTGAACAAATGGCCAAGGAGTACCAATCCAAGAATTGCAAGT AG
- the LOC104230186 gene encoding probable peroxygenase 5 isoform X1, whose amino-acid sequence MASYNSIHQEGIEKKEPTPLEKHVMFFDINKDGVIYPWETYQGFRKIGSGIFLSVFASIFINAGLSRKTRPGKWPSLLFPIEVKNIKLAKHGSDSGVYDTEGRFVPEKFEEIFKKHARSNANALTAQELDEMLKANEQPKDSKGRIAALSEWKILYFLCKDKNGLLGKEKVRGVYDGSLFEQMAKEYQSKNCKWKKL is encoded by the exons ATGGCTTCTTACAACAGCATTCACCAAGAGG GAATTGAGAAGAAAGAGCCAACCCCTCTGGAAAAACATGTTATGTTCTTTGATATCAACAAGGATGGAGTTATTTACCCTTGGGAAACTTATCAAG GTTTCCGGAAAATTGGAAGTGGTATTTTTCTCTCCGTTTTCGCGTCCATTTTTATTAATGCTGGCCTCAGTCGCAAAACTCGACCT GGAAAATGGCCTTCTTTACTGTTTCCTATTGAAGTGAAGAACATCAAATTAGCAAAGCATGGCAGTGATAGTGGCGTCTATGACACTGAAGGAAG GTTTGTTCCCGAAAAATTCGAAGAGATATTCAAGAAACACGCACGTTCAAATGCAAACGCCTTGACAGCCCAAGAATTGGATGAAATGCTCAAGGCAAATGAGCAACCAAAGGACTCTAAGGGACG TATTGCTGCTTTATCAGAGTGGAAAATCCTTTATTTCCTTTGCAAAGACAAGAATGGACTGCTGGGAAAAGAAAAGGTTAGGGGCGTTTATGATGGTAGCCTATTTGAACAAATGGCCAAGGAGTACCAATCCAAGAATTGCAAGT GGAAAAAATtgtga